A section of the Papio anubis isolate 15944 chromosome 4, Panubis1.0, whole genome shotgun sequence genome encodes:
- the FAM71F1 gene encoding protein FAM71F1 isoform X1: MSSVPHGKTWRKSKKTVKVTRSYPIFPSLNAWEEFRGLFPVDQEPNPGVGLGVEEGLLCQVVHSPEFNLFPNSVVFESNFVQVKRGRNWRDIYKASYTMALGVTSSVPCLPLPNILLMASVKWHQGQSQTWNRPSTAPNIFLKRILPLKFVELQVCDHHQRILQLRTVTEKIYYLKLHPDHPETVFHFWIRLVQILQKGLSITTKDPRILVTHCLVPKNCCSPSGDSKLVQKKLQASQPSESLIQLMAKGESEALSQIFADLHQQNQLSFRSSKKVETNKNSSGRDSSREDSIPCTRDLRWRASFTYGEWERENPSGLQPLSLLSTLAASTGPQLAPPIGNSI; the protein is encoded by the exons ATGTCATCAGTTCCACATGGAAAGACTTGgaggaaatcaaagaagacagTAAAAGTCACAAGATCCTATCCAATCTTCCCTTCCCTGAATGCCTGGGAAGAATTCAGGGGCCTCTTTCCTGTGGATCAAGAGCCGAACCCTGGAGTGGGCCTAGGTGTGGAGGAGGGACTGCTCTGCCAGGTGGTTCATTCTCCAGAATTCAACCTGTTTCCTAACTCCGTGGTGTTTGAAAGCAACTTCGTCCAG GTCAAAAGGGGCAGGAATTGGAGAGACATCTACAAAGCCTCCTACACCATGGCCCTGGGGGTGACCTCCTCAGtgccctgcctgcccctccccaaCATCCTACTCATGGCCAGTGTCAAATGGCACCAGGGGCAGAGCCAGACATGGAACAGACCATCCACAGCCCCCAACATCTTCCTGAAGAG GATTCTCCCATTGAAGTTTGTGGAGCTCCAGGTATGTGACCACCATCAACGCATCCTGCAGTTGAGAACAGTCACCGAGAAGATTTATTACCTAAAGCTCCACCCTGACCATCCTGAGACTGTCTTTCACTTCTGGATCCGACTGGTTCAAATTCTGCAAAAAGGGCTGTCCATCACCACCAAAGATCCTAGGATTCTTGTCACTCACTGCCTGGTACCCAAGAACTGCTGCAGCCCCTCAGGAGATTCAAAG ttAGTACAGAAGAAACTCCAAGCCTCCCAGCCCAGCGAGAGTCTCATTCAACTAATGGCCAAGGGGGAGAGTGAAGCCCTCTCTCAGATTTTTGCCGACTTACACCAGCAGAACCAGTTGAG TTTCAGGAGCAGCAAAAAGGTGGAGACCAACAAGAACAGCTCAG GGAGAGATTCTTCCCGTGAAGACAGCATCCCTTGCACCCGTGACCTACGTTGGAGAGCTTCATTCACGTATGGAGAGTGGGAAAGAGAGAACCCCTCCGGCCTGCAGCCCCTGTCACTCCTCAGCACTCTGGCAGCCTCCACTGGGCCACAGCTGGCCCCACCAATAG GAAATTCTATTTGA
- the FAM71F1 gene encoding protein FAM71F1 isoform X2, with amino-acid sequence MSSVPHGKTWRKSKKTVKVTRSYPIFPSLNAWEEFRGLFPVDQEPNPGVGLGVEEGLLCQVVHSPEFNLFPNSVVFESNFVQVKRGRNWRDIYKASYTMALGVTSSVPCLPLPNILLMASVKWHQGQSQTWNRPSTAPNIFLKRILPLKFVELQVCDHHQRILQLRTVTEKIYYLKLHPDHPETVFHFWIRLVQILQKGLSITTKDPRILVTHCLVPKNCCSPSGDSKLVQKKLQASQPSESLIQLMAKGESEALSQIFADLHQQNQLRSSKKVETNKNSSGRDSSREDSIPCTRDLRWRASFTYGEWERENPSGLQPLSLLSTLAASTGPQLAPPIGNSI; translated from the exons ATGTCATCAGTTCCACATGGAAAGACTTGgaggaaatcaaagaagacagTAAAAGTCACAAGATCCTATCCAATCTTCCCTTCCCTGAATGCCTGGGAAGAATTCAGGGGCCTCTTTCCTGTGGATCAAGAGCCGAACCCTGGAGTGGGCCTAGGTGTGGAGGAGGGACTGCTCTGCCAGGTGGTTCATTCTCCAGAATTCAACCTGTTTCCTAACTCCGTGGTGTTTGAAAGCAACTTCGTCCAG GTCAAAAGGGGCAGGAATTGGAGAGACATCTACAAAGCCTCCTACACCATGGCCCTGGGGGTGACCTCCTCAGtgccctgcctgcccctccccaaCATCCTACTCATGGCCAGTGTCAAATGGCACCAGGGGCAGAGCCAGACATGGAACAGACCATCCACAGCCCCCAACATCTTCCTGAAGAG GATTCTCCCATTGAAGTTTGTGGAGCTCCAGGTATGTGACCACCATCAACGCATCCTGCAGTTGAGAACAGTCACCGAGAAGATTTATTACCTAAAGCTCCACCCTGACCATCCTGAGACTGTCTTTCACTTCTGGATCCGACTGGTTCAAATTCTGCAAAAAGGGCTGTCCATCACCACCAAAGATCCTAGGATTCTTGTCACTCACTGCCTGGTACCCAAGAACTGCTGCAGCCCCTCAGGAGATTCAAAG ttAGTACAGAAGAAACTCCAAGCCTCCCAGCCCAGCGAGAGTCTCATTCAACTAATGGCCAAGGGGGAGAGTGAAGCCCTCTCTCAGATTTTTGCCGACTTACACCAGCAGAACCAGTTGAG GAGCAGCAAAAAGGTGGAGACCAACAAGAACAGCTCAG GGAGAGATTCTTCCCGTGAAGACAGCATCCCTTGCACCCGTGACCTACGTTGGAGAGCTTCATTCACGTATGGAGAGTGGGAAAGAGAGAACCCCTCCGGCCTGCAGCCCCTGTCACTCCTCAGCACTCTGGCAGCCTCCACTGGGCCACAGCTGGCCCCACCAATAG GAAATTCTATTTGA